One region of Pagrus major chromosome 7, Pma_NU_1.0 genomic DNA includes:
- the LOC141000102 gene encoding uncharacterized protein, translating into MYAFTAYPEKEHFEAVAKALVQTHPCLKESGSSSGWDGWKNSVKFKMGNYRTKMRQLGRVDVTVNSGKRGRYTTDGEPPNKNIKKARKGEINFLPEYPEGMDDHNLEGARQVMISEMMKRKPNGPLIKKEMDVTFALRRKEVVIDKPAISQIIHRWPALFTESQVCYEFNRVVGKNLRENFFDALDHLSPSLMDLFRKKKGLTGQLLAELLHQTKTTEPTDIRCLCLRGLAVILGDDPSAFFKTSSDATDKDSYSQTSVGILCIGQESSQLNPSRVGIILEGTVVMDELANLPQAFYVLFGLIYALHLDYPKCMKNTFHFVQQVMFNLGKSELAPKIQTLKNQLSV; encoded by the exons ATGTATGCATTTACAGCATACCCAGAGAAGGAACATTTTGAAGCTGTTGCAAAAGCCTTAGTACAAACTCACCCGTGTCTTAAAGAATCAGGGTCATCCTCTGGCTGGGATGGATGGAAGAACAGTGTGAAGTTCAAGATGGGTAATTATAGAACAAAAATGCGCCAGCTGGGTCGAGTTGATGTCACTGTTAACAGTGGTAAACGTGGAAGGTACACTACAGATGGTGAGCCtcccaacaaaaacataaagaaggCAAGGAAAGGGGAAATAAATTTCCTACCCGAATATCCAGAGGGGATGGATGACCACAACCTGGAAGGAGCTCGCCAGGTCATGATCAGTGAAATGATGAAGAGAAAGCCAAATGGACCCCTCATCAAGAAGGAGATGGATGTGACGTTTGCTCTTCGGAGAAAAGAAGTTGTCATAGACAAGCCTGCCATCAGCCAGATAATACATCGATGGCCAGCTCTATTCACAGAAAGCCAG GTTTGTTATGAGTTCAACAGAGTGGTGGGGAAAAATCTTAGAGAGAACTTCTTTGATGCACTTGACCATCTCTCCCCAAGCCTGATGGACCTCTTCAGGAAGAAGAAGGGCCTCACTGGCCAGCTTTTGGCTGAGCTTTTACATCAGACAAAG ACCACCGAACCAACAGACATCAGGTGCCTCTGTCTTCGGGGACTGGCAGTCATCTTGGGGGATGATCCATCTGCTTTCTTCAAGACCTCCTCC GATGCAACTGACAAAGACTCCTACAGTCAGACTTCAGTGGGAATCCTCTGCATTGGTCAAGAAAGTTCTCAGCTCAACCCATCCAGAGTGGGGATCATCTTGGAGGGGACTGTGGTAATGGATGAACTGGCAAACCTGCCTCAGGCCTTCTATGTCCTTTTTGGCCTGATTTATGCCCTGCACCTTGACTACCCCAAGTGTATGAAAAATACCTTCCACTTTGTTCAGCAGGTAATGTTCAACCTGGGTAAAAGTGAGCTGGCACCCAAAATACAAACCTTGAAAAATCAGCTCTCAGTGTAA